In a single window of the Leptospiraceae bacterium genome:
- a CDS encoding peroxiredoxin, with product MSLLNEKAPEFTLPDSEGNKVSLSDFKGKKLLIVFYPGDETAVCTKQLCSYSSGFEDFQKLGIGIVGINVDSIESHKKFKAKYKLAFPLLSDSDGKVCEMYKAKGLLGVKRSTYLLDENQTIIFENEVLPLFYKDKDDIIGAIQKLV from the coding sequence ATGAGTCTATTAAATGAAAAGGCACCTGAATTTACTTTACCGGATTCAGAAGGAAATAAAGTCTCTCTTTCTGACTTTAAAGGAAAAAAACTCCTCATTGTGTTTTACCCCGGAGACGAAACAGCTGTTTGCACAAAGCAACTCTGTTCTTATAGTAGTGGATTTGAGGACTTTCAGAAACTAGGCATTGGAATTGTTGGAATCAACGTAGATTCCATTGAATCGCATAAAAAATTTAAAGCAAAGTATAAGCTTGCTTTTCCCTTACTTTCTGATTCAGACGGGAAAGTATGCGAGATGTACAAAGCAAAAGGATTACTAGGAGTTAAGCGATCAACCTATCTTCTAGATGAAAATCAAACGATTATTTTTGAAAATGAAGTGCTTCCTTTATTTTATAAAGACAAAGACGATATAATAGGTGCCATTCAAAAGTTGGTATGA
- the prmC gene encoding peptide chain release factor N(5)-glutamine methyltransferase has translation MMEKDTILYVLTKSQEYLGKRQIPNPRLDAELILSDVLNLERIKLYSNFDKKLTEPEKDIYREKIKARGEFKPVAYIIGKKGFYKSIFIVNEKVLIPRPETEELIEWVSKEINKETAFTVLDLCTGSGCIGISLKKDFPNLQLTLSDISNEALGVAQENAREILKDQVLAFIQSDLFESISEDTKFDFILSNPPYIPIQEKSTIMADVLNYEPHLALFLDEPETFYKKFLAGAKEHLTDNGSLYMETHQDWAGRVSRLGLDLGFKSSIIKKDLSNKERFIKLVK, from the coding sequence TTGATGGAAAAGGATACAATTCTATACGTTTTAACAAAATCCCAAGAGTATCTGGGAAAAAGACAAATTCCAAATCCAAGACTAGATGCTGAACTAATTCTTTCCGACGTTCTAAACCTGGAAAGAATTAAGCTTTACTCCAACTTCGATAAAAAGCTTACTGAACCAGAGAAAGACATTTACCGTGAAAAGATTAAAGCACGCGGTGAATTTAAGCCTGTCGCCTATATCATAGGTAAAAAAGGCTTTTATAAATCCATTTTTATTGTAAATGAGAAAGTATTAATTCCGCGCCCTGAGACAGAAGAACTCATTGAATGGGTATCGAAAGAAATCAATAAAGAAACTGCTTTTACTGTCTTAGATCTCTGCACGGGAAGTGGATGTATCGGAATTAGTCTAAAGAAGGATTTCCCTAATCTCCAATTAACACTGAGTGATATTTCAAACGAAGCACTTGGAGTTGCTCAGGAGAATGCAAGAGAAATTTTAAAAGACCAAGTCCTTGCATTCATTCAAAGCGACTTATTCGAGTCCATTTCCGAGGATACAAAGTTTGATTTCATCTTATCTAATCCACCTTATATCCCGATTCAAGAGAAATCAACTATTATGGCAGACGTGCTCAATTACGAGCCGCATTTGGCTTTGTTTTTAGATGAGCCTGAAACTTTTTATAAGAAGTTCTTGGCTGGAGCAAAAGAGCATTTGACTGACAATGGATCTCTATATATGGAAACACACCAAGATTGGGCAGGAAGGGTTTCTCGCTTAGGTCTAGACCTTGGATTTAAATCTAGCATAATAAAAAAGGATTTGAGCAATAAAGAAAGGTTTATTAAGTTAGTAAAATAA